Proteins co-encoded in one uncultured Flavobacterium sp. genomic window:
- the gldJ gene encoding gliding motility lipoprotein GldJ: MKVNKIVALQLMMSMVLMLGTASCSKKSSSSHASRATGWDVDSQNGTAARNAGKKQQAGPGLVFVEGGTFTMGKVQDDVMHDWNNTPTQQHVQSFYMDETEVTNGMYLEYLEWLKKVFPPTEENYKNIYEGASPDTLVWRNRLGYNETMTNNYLRHPSYANYPVVGVNWIQAVEFAKWRTDRVNEAVLEKNGYLKKGAKTQDVSAESLFNTETYVASPSTTYGGNEELVLKKNPNGRKPKAGKDGVVPEAKNVYAQRSSGVILPEYRLPTEAEWEYAAAADVGQREYNIYKGQKKYPWSGDYTRSAKRKNKGDQLANFKQGNGDYGGIAGWSDDGADITNAVKSYAPNDFGLYDMAGNVAEWVADVYRPIIDNEANDFNYFRGNQYAKNKIGKDGKIEIITKDNIQYKTLSNGKKVATNLPGEIAQVPVDENETYLRTNFSTSDNINYRDGDKQSSRYFDFGDSESGPKADQAMYNSPKHNITTDSLGHMVRKYDSSSKRTTLIDDNVRVYKGGSWRDRAYWLDPAQRRYFPQDMATDYIGFRCAMSRVGAKTEKRKSPRN, from the coding sequence ATGAAAGTAAACAAAATTGTAGCCTTGCAATTAATGATGTCAATGGTATTGATGTTGGGCACGGCTAGTTGTAGCAAAAAATCGAGTTCCAGTCACGCTTCAAGGGCAACCGGTTGGGATGTAGATAGTCAGAATGGAACGGCTGCTAGAAACGCAGGAAAAAAACAACAGGCTGGTCCTGGTTTGGTTTTTGTTGAAGGAGGTACGTTTACTATGGGTAAAGTACAGGATGATGTTATGCATGATTGGAATAACACACCGACTCAACAACATGTTCAATCATTCTATATGGATGAAACTGAAGTTACGAATGGTATGTACTTAGAGTACCTGGAGTGGTTAAAGAAAGTTTTCCCTCCAACAGAAGAAAATTACAAAAACATTTATGAAGGAGCATCACCAGATACATTGGTGTGGAGAAATCGTTTAGGATATAACGAAACGATGACTAATAATTACTTAAGACACCCTTCTTATGCTAATTATCCTGTAGTAGGTGTTAACTGGATTCAAGCAGTTGAATTTGCTAAATGGAGAACAGATCGTGTAAACGAAGCTGTCTTAGAGAAAAATGGATATCTTAAAAAAGGTGCTAAAACACAAGATGTAAGCGCTGAAAGTTTATTTAATACTGAAACTTACGTTGCTTCTCCAAGTACTACTTATGGTGGTAATGAAGAATTAGTTTTAAAGAAAAATCCAAACGGAAGAAAACCAAAAGCAGGAAAAGACGGGGTAGTTCCTGAAGCTAAAAATGTTTATGCACAACGTTCTTCTGGAGTTATTTTGCCAGAGTACAGACTTCCTACTGAAGCAGAATGGGAGTATGCAGCTGCAGCAGATGTTGGACAAAGAGAATACAATATATATAAAGGGCAAAAGAAATATCCTTGGTCTGGAGATTATACACGTTCAGCAAAACGTAAAAATAAAGGAGATCAATTGGCTAACTTTAAACAAGGAAACGGTGATTACGGTGGAATTGCTGGTTGGTCAGATGATGGTGCAGATATCACAAACGCTGTAAAAAGCTATGCTCCTAATGATTTTGGATTATATGATATGGCAGGAAACGTAGCAGAATGGGTTGCGGACGTTTACAGACCTATTATCGATAATGAAGCTAATGATTTCAACTACTTTAGAGGAAATCAATATGCTAAAAACAAAATTGGAAAAGATGGTAAAATTGAAATTATCACTAAAGATAATATTCAATACAAAACATTAAGTAACGGTAAAAAAGTAGCAACAAACTTACCAGGAGAAATCGCTCAGGTTCCAGTTGATGAAAATGAAACTTACTTAAGAACGAACTTCAGCACAAGTGACAATATCAATTACAGAGATGGTGATAAACAATCTTCAAGATATTTTGACTTTGGAGATTCTGAGTCTGGACCAAAAGCGGATCAGGCAATGTACAATTCTCCTAAGCATAATATCACAACTGATAGTTTAGGTCATATGGTTAGAAAATACGACAGCTCAAGTAAACGTACTACGTTAATCGATGATAACGTAAGAGTTTATAAAGGTGGTTCTTGGAGAGATAGAGCTTATTGGTTAGATCCGGCTCAAAGAAGATATTTTCCTCAGGATATGGCAACTGATTACATCGGATTTAGATGTGCAATGTCTAGAGTAGGTGCTAAAACTGAAAAAAGAAAATCGCCTAGAAACTAA